From one Eucalyptus grandis isolate ANBG69807.140 chromosome 9, ASM1654582v1, whole genome shotgun sequence genomic stretch:
- the LOC120288092 gene encoding U-box domain-containing protein 33-like — protein MKLKMIYPWFGLREGRGSIINQNQALKEVTMNSLNNLTERWQRLQMQNERHMKSGSIIKKIPLNFVEGSNDELYEQLDRVTAEAANAKREAYEEQINCQKAEKIATDATCRVKALEEDLRRRKGLEEPLAKEKEALEMTKNQLDGVTEAIGECTGASYKPSK, from the exons ATGAAGTTGAAGATGATATACCCATGGTTTGGATTGAGAGAGGGCAGAGGATCCATTATAAATCAGAATCAAGCTCT GAAGGAAGTAACGATGAACTCTTTGAACAACTTGACAGAGCGATGGCAGAGGCTACAAATGCAAAATGAGAGGCATATGAAGAGTGGATCCATCATCAAAAAGATTCCTTTGAACTTTGTT GAAGGAAGTAATGATGAACTGTATGAACAACTTGACAGAGTAACGGCAGAGGCTGCAAATGCAAAACGAGAGGCATATGAAGAGCAGATCAACTGTCAAAAAGCTGAAAAAATTGCAACTGATGCCACTTGCAGA GTTAAAGCACTTGAGGAGGATCTAAGGCGGAGAAAGGGTCTTGAGGAACCACTAgctaaagaaaaggaagcacTTGAAATGACGAAGAACCAACTCGACGGAGTCACAGAGGCTATTGGAGAATGCACTGGAGCATCTTACAAACCAAGCAAGTGA